From Sporolactobacillus pectinivorans:
ATGATCGTCTCCCCGTGTTCCGGCAGCTCCGTCATCCTTGCTTTCCCATCGCATACTACAATGGCAAAGGGTTCCTTATTTCCAATTATATCAATATTTAACTGCATTGAGCGCGGATCTATCTTCATTTCTTTTAATCTCACGGTAATCCCTCCTAATGTGGTAAAATTAGGTATCGGTATATCGGGAGGGATCCCGATTTTTAATTGGATTGCTGTCGTTCTTTTCTTCAGGCTCCG
This genomic window contains:
- a CDS encoding XtrA/YqaO family protein produces the protein MRLKEMKIDPRSMQLNIDIIGNKEPFAIVVCDGKARMTELPEHGETIIVTHQGKIKRVKWNEGEEF